From a single Stomoxys calcitrans chromosome 4, idStoCalc2.1, whole genome shotgun sequence genomic region:
- the LOC131997184 gene encoding supporter of activation of yellow protein-like isoform X2, translating to MDEVTDAIQTNSNDSLDLQINIDSNENSTPIVKKRGRPKKSEINLTSENAKEEHTINSDNRQDCKARRVQLLRKRLAIDMVDAEQPVALITDIATSGGPEDNKSEQNIIETPKRERNLRTPLRTSRRSNTPINFQSELKTSKSKPLSSLSLENKKTSNDTGSENELNHFHESNSSISSVSFHSSSTIQNITNIANSVSHSMTSQIDLTISSSSSNSNGSTTNTITTVEATSRNDGPVFVIPDCSVNGANIGSNSHNSMLPPTTILSSSDPLPDMIFKPNDFSSIIATQQLRVSNFSTVYKPGSVASQEEETADDVSGADNSEDDSASSSSMPAIPGRSRGRVRGSRGRSIGRGQRSHGISRDSLSVKSIAMNRPRCIGALKHTPDPERIKELFSPSPQVFEEDTRMSADLSQTSLQQQSPSYSSQPDFFTNEESQSSIISNTSIIDPNSTASAQNSASAKKTTKKKKMEVCVAEDTDFTVASIAEYDWPPPKGCCPSKNRDTFMIQEQVAMYLGIKSFKRKYPDLPRRQVDMEERNWLQEKGLVSEKMCDLGITAVWASDILDIMYTDFYEKYEEYKDFVRQKHLREIEAKQKSLGLNVAGRGLQARERAMLSTSKWNSYFNRTRKDERLSFLDLQTLVINKPCPSTAPLSTIPNRPVAEAVALAIKTERISQPPTLLKPRIWEPSRPRDIYYPLSLVPGQFCEKYHDYSSDELRCMPLNTVVDPIVQMWSCKDCGNNSSDTDSAIESIDNKTEIDKSLPGRRHKKRRLRRTRQPGNMSADEFKVPLLPGAPVISTSSTDSCSSSDTSSSETDSESSCSSSSSDESSNGEESLATCEVCLRPHNRNLNNVPELFLQCYTCRRRVHPSCIEMPHRMSLRVRNYNWQCADCKCCVKCKRRHDQNKMLFCEQCDRGFHIYCLGIKTVPDGRWSCNRCSICMRCGATTPEGLSHMHQLINTAQGEHVKQTKQKKAKWVNEYRLDHLTKIKEHCSMLCIPCGKMKNSKRAQNVAHNNATTKATSPCSLSESSSNSFINYPPPSAISSQKLLPSPNATSNGELMHSSTVKESSGHAAPSTSIPTEDSYFSDNKDSERYSPVPSSFTSSIIAASNTQMTTTHNATGGPPPVVA from the exons ATGGACGAAGTAACAGATGCCATTCAAACAAATTCGAACGATAGTTTAGACCTTCAAATTAATATTGACTCGAATGAAAATTCTACTccaattgtaaaaaaaaggGGAAGACCTAAAAAATCGGAAATCAATTTAACCTCAGAAAATGCCAAAGAAGAACATACAATAAATTCAGACAATAGACAGGATTGCAAAGCACGCAGAGTTCAATTGTTACGAAAAAGACTAGCAATTGACATGGTCGATGCGGAGCAACCAGTTGCTCTTATTACCGACATTGCAACATCGGGAGGCCCAGAAGATAACAAAAGTGAACAGAATATTATAGAAACACCTAAAAGAGAACGAAATTTACGAACTCCCCTGAGAACATCGAGAAGAAGTAACACGCCAATAAACTTTCAAAGTGAGCTTAAAACATCAAAAAGTAAGCCTTTATCGTCATTGTCATTGGAAAACAAGAAAACATCAAACGATACAGGTTCTGAAAATGAACTCAATCACTTCCACGAATCGAATTCGTCTATATCGTCTGTCAGCTTTCATAGTTCATCAACAATTCAAAATATTACAAACATTGCAAATAGTGTTAGTCATTCAATGACTTCCCAAATTGATTTGACTATATCTTCATCATCAAGCAATAGCAATGGGAGCACAACGAACACAATTACCACTGTAGAAGCTACATCGAGAAACGATGGCCCCGTCTTTGTTATTCCTGATTGTAGTGTTAATGGTGCAAATATTGGAAGTAATAGTCATAATTCAATGTTGCCACCCACAACAATTTTATCGTCGTCAGATCCTTTACCGGATATGATATTCAAACCGAACGATTTCTCTTCTATAATAGCTACACAGCAATTAAGGGTCTCCAATTTTTCAACTGTTTATAAACCTGGATCAGTTGCATCACAAGAAGAAGAAACGGCGGACGATGTTAGTGGAGCAGATAACTCTGAAG ATGACTCAGCCAGTTCTTCTTCTATGCCTGCAATACCAGGCCGTAGCCGTGGACGTGTTCGGGGATCCCGCGGAAGGAGTATTGGTCGTGGTCAACGAAGTCATGGTATTAGTCGTGATAGTTTAAGTGTAAAATCTATAGCTATGAATCGGCCACGTTGCATAGGAGCCCTTAAGCATACCCCTGATCCTGAGAGGATTAAAGAACTCTTCAGTCCG tCTCCTCAAGTTTTTGAAGAAGACACCCGTATGAGCGCCGATTTGTCTCAAACCAGTTTACAACAACAATCTCCTTCTTATTCAAG CCAACCTGATTTTTTTACCAATGAGGAGTCCCAGTCGTCCATTATCAGCAATACGAGCATTATAGACCCGAATAGCACGGCATCAGCTCAAAATAGTGCATCCGCCAAgaaaacaacgaaaaaaaagaaaatggaagttTGCGTTGCTGAAGA cacCGACTTCACAGTTGCATCTATAGCAGAATATGATTGGCCGCCACCGAAAGGTTGTTGTCCCTCAAAAAATCGAGATACCTTTATGATACAAGAACAGGTTGCAATGTACTTGGGAATTAAAAGCTTCAAGAGAAAATATCCCGATTTACCCCGCCGTCAAGTAGATATGGAAGAGAGAAATTGGTTGCAAGAAAAAGGGCTGGTGTCTGAAAAAATGTGTGATTTAGGAATCACGGCCGTATGGGCTTCCGACATTTTGGACATAATGTatacagatttctatgaaaagtaCGAGGAGTATAAGGACTTTGTACGGCAAAAACATTTGCGTGAAATAGAGGCTAAACAGAAATCACTTGGACTCAATGTGGCTGGAAGAGGTTTACAAGCTCGCGAAAGAGCCATGTTATCTACTAGCAAATGGAACTCATACTTTAACAGAAC GCGCAAAGACGAACGATTGTCATTCCTCGATCTTCAAACGCTGGTCATTAACAAACCCTGCCCATCTACAGCCCCTTTATCTACTATACCCAACCGTCCAGTTGCTGAAGCAGTTGCGTTAGCTATAAAAACGGAGCGCATTTCTCAACCTCCGACTTTGCTTAAACCTCGGATTTGGGAACCATCAAGGCCAAGagatatttattacccgttatCTCTCGTTCCAGGCCAATTTTGTGAGAAATATCACGACTATTCATCTGATGAATTACG aTGTATGCCACTCAATACGGTTGTAGACCCTATTGTTCAAATGTGGTCCTGCAAAGACTGTGGTAATAACAGCTCTGACACAGATTCGGCTATAGAGAGTATTGATAACAAGACTGAGATAGATAAATCATTGCCGGGCAGACGACACAAAAAACGTCGCCTACGGCGAACACGACAACCTGGAAATATGAGTGCTGATGAATTTAAGGTACCGCTGCTCCCTGGTGCACCAGTGATATCGACAAGTTCGACAGATTCTTGTTCCTCGAGTGATACGTCTTCATCGGAGACA GATTCCGAATCGTCGTGTTCTTCATCGTCCTCTGATGAATCATCCAACGGTGAAGAATCATTGGCAACGTGTGAAGTCTGTTTACGTCCACATAATCGTAATCTCAATAATGTGCCCGAATTATTTCTACAATGTTATACTTGTAGACGAAGAG TTCACCCCAGCTGCATTGAAATGCCACATCGCATGAGTTTACGCGTTCGAAATTACAATTGGCAATGCGCCGATTGTAAATGCTGTGTGAAGTGCAAACGTCGACATgatcaaaataaaatgttgttctGCGAACAATGTGACAGAGGTTTTCACATATATTGTCTTGGAATTAAGACCGTTCCTGACG GTCGTTGGAGCTGTAACCGTTGTAGTATTTGTATGCGTTGCGGGGCAACGACACCAGAGGGCTTATCTCACATGCATCAGCTAATAAATACGGCGCAGGGAGAACATGTGAAACAAACTAAGCAAAAGAAGGCCAAGTGGGTTAATGAATATCGTTTGGATCACTTAACTAAGATAAAGGAACATTGTTCTATGTTATGCATTCCTTgtggaaaaatgaaaaattccaaACGCGCGCAAAATGTAGCACACAATAACGCTACGACAAAAGCAACATCGCCGTGCTCCCTTAGTGAATCTAGTTCTAACAGCTTTATCAATTACCCCCCACCTTCAGCCATCTCATCACAAAAACTTTTGCCTTCTCCAAATGCAACATCAAATGGCGAATTAATGCACAGTAGCACTGTAAAGGAAAGTAGCGGTCATGCTGCGCCTTCGACTTCCATACCAACTGAAGATTCGTACTTCTCGGATAATAAAGATTCTGAAAGGTACTCGCCCGTACCAAGCAGTTTTACGTCATCTATAATAGCTGCAAGCAATACACAAATGACAACTACGCACAACGCAACTGGCGGCCCTCCTCCTGTGGTTGCCTGA
- the LOC131997184 gene encoding supporter of activation of yellow protein-like isoform X1, translating into MDIDETLRDQHEPKMFQNATNIHAQDSSNFITNEEMDLNGKASLKIGHIIDTVDLTSSAGSSPVHRFDYNDGEGEDNDVREKSPMVTNTIVPSTNILLECLQRETTVIQNTQQLTQQTQHNTALPPLQPKPMVATKSSVSLKYPQLAERLLANGSSVGCMDVGPSSAKKDSVENIIDSIEILDTPEGSPRGFIDDRHENDTIFNENLQTLNGLNVSEENRLLSLNNNSLNLKRPVSQECHVSETICTAMSEKTIETPSKLRKIQNESEQLNTKNNALQQYLPTGYQNHQRLRKQKHEHLLPIPMDEVTDAIQTNSNDSLDLQINIDSNENSTPIVKKRGRPKKSEINLTSENAKEEHTINSDNRQDCKARRVQLLRKRLAIDMVDAEQPVALITDIATSGGPEDNKSEQNIIETPKRERNLRTPLRTSRRSNTPINFQSELKTSKSKPLSSLSLENKKTSNDTGSENELNHFHESNSSISSVSFHSSSTIQNITNIANSVSHSMTSQIDLTISSSSSNSNGSTTNTITTVEATSRNDGPVFVIPDCSVNGANIGSNSHNSMLPPTTILSSSDPLPDMIFKPNDFSSIIATQQLRVSNFSTVYKPGSVASQEEETADDVSGADNSEDDSASSSSMPAIPGRSRGRVRGSRGRSIGRGQRSHGISRDSLSVKSIAMNRPRCIGALKHTPDPERIKELFSPSPQVFEEDTRMSADLSQTSLQQQSPSYSSQPDFFTNEESQSSIISNTSIIDPNSTASAQNSASAKKTTKKKKMEVCVAEDTDFTVASIAEYDWPPPKGCCPSKNRDTFMIQEQVAMYLGIKSFKRKYPDLPRRQVDMEERNWLQEKGLVSEKMCDLGITAVWASDILDIMYTDFYEKYEEYKDFVRQKHLREIEAKQKSLGLNVAGRGLQARERAMLSTSKWNSYFNRTRKDERLSFLDLQTLVINKPCPSTAPLSTIPNRPVAEAVALAIKTERISQPPTLLKPRIWEPSRPRDIYYPLSLVPGQFCEKYHDYSSDELRCMPLNTVVDPIVQMWSCKDCGNNSSDTDSAIESIDNKTEIDKSLPGRRHKKRRLRRTRQPGNMSADEFKVPLLPGAPVISTSSTDSCSSSDTSSSETDSESSCSSSSSDESSNGEESLATCEVCLRPHNRNLNNVPELFLQCYTCRRRVHPSCIEMPHRMSLRVRNYNWQCADCKCCVKCKRRHDQNKMLFCEQCDRGFHIYCLGIKTVPDGRWSCNRCSICMRCGATTPEGLSHMHQLINTAQGEHVKQTKQKKAKWVNEYRLDHLTKIKEHCSMLCIPCGKMKNSKRAQNVAHNNATTKATSPCSLSESSSNSFINYPPPSAISSQKLLPSPNATSNGELMHSSTVKESSGHAAPSTSIPTEDSYFSDNKDSERYSPVPSSFTSSIIAASNTQMTTTHNATGGPPPVVA; encoded by the exons ATGGATATAGATGAAACACTTAGGGATCAGCATGaaccaaaaatgtttcaaaacgcCACAAACATTCATGCACAAGATTCCTCCAATTTTATTACTAATGAGGAAATGGACTTAAACGGGAAAGCATCGTTGAAAATTGGGCATATTATTGATACAGTTGATTTAACATCGTCAGCAGGCAGTTCACCAGTGCACCGTTTTGACTATAATGATGGCGAAGGAGAGGATAACGATGTCAGGGAGAAATCGCCAATGGTAACAAATACAATTGTGCcttcaacaaatattttgttagaaTGTCTACAAAGAGAGACCACTGTAATACAAAACACCCAACAATTGACACAACAAACACAGCATAACACAGCACTGCCTCCATTACAACCTAAACCTATGGTAGCAACTAAATCATCAGTTTCTCTTAAATATCCCCAGTTGGCTGAGCGTTTATTGGCTAACGGTTCATCAGTTGGCTGTATGGATGTAGGACCATCTAGTGCAAAGAAAGACTCCGTCGAAAATATCATAGACTCCATAGAAATTCTTGACACTCCGGAAGGGAGTCCTCGTGGTTTCATAGACGACAGACATGAAAATGATACTATCTTTAACGAAAACCTACAAACACTAAATGGTCTAAATGTTTCAGAGGAAAACCGTTTACTGAGCCTTAATAACAacagtttaaatttgaaacgaCCTGTTTCGCAGGAATGTCATGTTTCAGAGACTATATGTACAGCAATGTCGGAAAAGACAATAGAAACACCCTCTAAATTGCgcaaaatacaaaatgaaagCGAACagctaaatacaaaaaataatgcCTTACAACAATATCTTCCAACAGGATACCAAAATCATCAGCGGTTGCGTAAACAAAAACATGAACATTTGTTACCTATACCTATGGACGAAGTAACAGATGCCATTCAAACAAATTCGAACGATAGTTTAGACCTTCAAATTAATATTGACTCGAATGAAAATTCTACTccaattgtaaaaaaaaggGGAAGACCTAAAAAATCGGAAATCAATTTAACCTCAGAAAATGCCAAAGAAGAACATACAATAAATTCAGACAATAGACAGGATTGCAAAGCACGCAGAGTTCAATTGTTACGAAAAAGACTAGCAATTGACATGGTCGATGCGGAGCAACCAGTTGCTCTTATTACCGACATTGCAACATCGGGAGGCCCAGAAGATAACAAAAGTGAACAGAATATTATAGAAACACCTAAAAGAGAACGAAATTTACGAACTCCCCTGAGAACATCGAGAAGAAGTAACACGCCAATAAACTTTCAAAGTGAGCTTAAAACATCAAAAAGTAAGCCTTTATCGTCATTGTCATTGGAAAACAAGAAAACATCAAACGATACAGGTTCTGAAAATGAACTCAATCACTTCCACGAATCGAATTCGTCTATATCGTCTGTCAGCTTTCATAGTTCATCAACAATTCAAAATATTACAAACATTGCAAATAGTGTTAGTCATTCAATGACTTCCCAAATTGATTTGACTATATCTTCATCATCAAGCAATAGCAATGGGAGCACAACGAACACAATTACCACTGTAGAAGCTACATCGAGAAACGATGGCCCCGTCTTTGTTATTCCTGATTGTAGTGTTAATGGTGCAAATATTGGAAGTAATAGTCATAATTCAATGTTGCCACCCACAACAATTTTATCGTCGTCAGATCCTTTACCGGATATGATATTCAAACCGAACGATTTCTCTTCTATAATAGCTACACAGCAATTAAGGGTCTCCAATTTTTCAACTGTTTATAAACCTGGATCAGTTGCATCACAAGAAGAAGAAACGGCGGACGATGTTAGTGGAGCAGATAACTCTGAAG ATGACTCAGCCAGTTCTTCTTCTATGCCTGCAATACCAGGCCGTAGCCGTGGACGTGTTCGGGGATCCCGCGGAAGGAGTATTGGTCGTGGTCAACGAAGTCATGGTATTAGTCGTGATAGTTTAAGTGTAAAATCTATAGCTATGAATCGGCCACGTTGCATAGGAGCCCTTAAGCATACCCCTGATCCTGAGAGGATTAAAGAACTCTTCAGTCCG tCTCCTCAAGTTTTTGAAGAAGACACCCGTATGAGCGCCGATTTGTCTCAAACCAGTTTACAACAACAATCTCCTTCTTATTCAAG CCAACCTGATTTTTTTACCAATGAGGAGTCCCAGTCGTCCATTATCAGCAATACGAGCATTATAGACCCGAATAGCACGGCATCAGCTCAAAATAGTGCATCCGCCAAgaaaacaacgaaaaaaaagaaaatggaagttTGCGTTGCTGAAGA cacCGACTTCACAGTTGCATCTATAGCAGAATATGATTGGCCGCCACCGAAAGGTTGTTGTCCCTCAAAAAATCGAGATACCTTTATGATACAAGAACAGGTTGCAATGTACTTGGGAATTAAAAGCTTCAAGAGAAAATATCCCGATTTACCCCGCCGTCAAGTAGATATGGAAGAGAGAAATTGGTTGCAAGAAAAAGGGCTGGTGTCTGAAAAAATGTGTGATTTAGGAATCACGGCCGTATGGGCTTCCGACATTTTGGACATAATGTatacagatttctatgaaaagtaCGAGGAGTATAAGGACTTTGTACGGCAAAAACATTTGCGTGAAATAGAGGCTAAACAGAAATCACTTGGACTCAATGTGGCTGGAAGAGGTTTACAAGCTCGCGAAAGAGCCATGTTATCTACTAGCAAATGGAACTCATACTTTAACAGAAC GCGCAAAGACGAACGATTGTCATTCCTCGATCTTCAAACGCTGGTCATTAACAAACCCTGCCCATCTACAGCCCCTTTATCTACTATACCCAACCGTCCAGTTGCTGAAGCAGTTGCGTTAGCTATAAAAACGGAGCGCATTTCTCAACCTCCGACTTTGCTTAAACCTCGGATTTGGGAACCATCAAGGCCAAGagatatttattacccgttatCTCTCGTTCCAGGCCAATTTTGTGAGAAATATCACGACTATTCATCTGATGAATTACG aTGTATGCCACTCAATACGGTTGTAGACCCTATTGTTCAAATGTGGTCCTGCAAAGACTGTGGTAATAACAGCTCTGACACAGATTCGGCTATAGAGAGTATTGATAACAAGACTGAGATAGATAAATCATTGCCGGGCAGACGACACAAAAAACGTCGCCTACGGCGAACACGACAACCTGGAAATATGAGTGCTGATGAATTTAAGGTACCGCTGCTCCCTGGTGCACCAGTGATATCGACAAGTTCGACAGATTCTTGTTCCTCGAGTGATACGTCTTCATCGGAGACA GATTCCGAATCGTCGTGTTCTTCATCGTCCTCTGATGAATCATCCAACGGTGAAGAATCATTGGCAACGTGTGAAGTCTGTTTACGTCCACATAATCGTAATCTCAATAATGTGCCCGAATTATTTCTACAATGTTATACTTGTAGACGAAGAG TTCACCCCAGCTGCATTGAAATGCCACATCGCATGAGTTTACGCGTTCGAAATTACAATTGGCAATGCGCCGATTGTAAATGCTGTGTGAAGTGCAAACGTCGACATgatcaaaataaaatgttgttctGCGAACAATGTGACAGAGGTTTTCACATATATTGTCTTGGAATTAAGACCGTTCCTGACG GTCGTTGGAGCTGTAACCGTTGTAGTATTTGTATGCGTTGCGGGGCAACGACACCAGAGGGCTTATCTCACATGCATCAGCTAATAAATACGGCGCAGGGAGAACATGTGAAACAAACTAAGCAAAAGAAGGCCAAGTGGGTTAATGAATATCGTTTGGATCACTTAACTAAGATAAAGGAACATTGTTCTATGTTATGCATTCCTTgtggaaaaatgaaaaattccaaACGCGCGCAAAATGTAGCACACAATAACGCTACGACAAAAGCAACATCGCCGTGCTCCCTTAGTGAATCTAGTTCTAACAGCTTTATCAATTACCCCCCACCTTCAGCCATCTCATCACAAAAACTTTTGCCTTCTCCAAATGCAACATCAAATGGCGAATTAATGCACAGTAGCACTGTAAAGGAAAGTAGCGGTCATGCTGCGCCTTCGACTTCCATACCAACTGAAGATTCGTACTTCTCGGATAATAAAGATTCTGAAAGGTACTCGCCCGTACCAAGCAGTTTTACGTCATCTATAATAGCTGCAAGCAATACACAAATGACAACTACGCACAACGCAACTGGCGGCCCTCCTCCTGTGGTTGCCTGA